The proteins below are encoded in one region of Streptomyces cyanogenus:
- the egtB gene encoding ergothioneine biosynthesis protein EgtB, with amino-acid sequence MTAPETQTQAEETDTEALRERALASLTTARSRTTLLTSCVDEPDLTAQHSPLMSPLVWDLAHIGNQEELWLLRAVGGREAMRPEIDSLYDAFEHPRAERPSLPLLPPAEARRYAADVRGRALDLLEAADFHGTRLTEAGFAFGMIAQHEQQHDETMLITHQLRKGPRVLTAPDPDPVPLFTGPAEVLVPGGPFTMGTSGEPWALDNERPAHPREVAPFWIDTTPVTNAAYQAFIEDGGYDTERWWSPEGWAHIRRHGISAPLFWRRDGGQWLRRRFGITEPVPPDEPVLHVCWYEADAYARWAGRRLPTETEWEKAARFDPATGRSRRYPWGDADPAPEHANLGQRHLRPAPAGSYPAGESPLGVRQLIGDVWEWTASDFLPYPGFTAFPYKEYSEVFFGPEYKVLRGGSFAVDPVACRGTFRNWDYPIRRQIFSGFRTARSETV; translated from the coding sequence ATGACCGCCCCCGAGACCCAGACCCAGGCCGAGGAGACGGACACCGAGGCGCTGCGCGAGCGCGCACTGGCCTCGCTCACCACCGCCCGCTCCCGCACCACCCTGCTGACCAGCTGCGTCGACGAACCGGATCTGACCGCCCAGCACTCCCCGCTGATGTCCCCGCTGGTGTGGGACCTCGCGCACATCGGCAACCAGGAGGAGCTGTGGCTGCTCCGGGCGGTCGGCGGCCGGGAGGCGATGCGGCCCGAGATAGACAGCCTGTACGACGCCTTCGAGCACCCGCGGGCCGAGCGCCCCTCCCTGCCGCTGCTGCCGCCCGCCGAGGCCCGCCGGTACGCGGCCGACGTCCGCGGCCGGGCGCTCGACCTGCTGGAGGCGGCCGACTTCCACGGCACCCGGCTGACCGAGGCCGGCTTCGCCTTCGGCATGATCGCCCAGCACGAACAGCAGCACGACGAGACCATGCTGATCACCCATCAGCTACGCAAGGGCCCGCGGGTCCTGACGGCCCCGGACCCGGATCCGGTCCCGCTGTTCACCGGCCCCGCCGAAGTCCTGGTGCCCGGCGGCCCGTTCACGATGGGCACCTCCGGCGAGCCCTGGGCGCTGGACAACGAGCGCCCGGCGCACCCGCGGGAGGTGGCGCCGTTCTGGATCGACACGACCCCGGTGACGAACGCGGCGTACCAGGCGTTCATCGAGGACGGCGGCTACGACACCGAGCGCTGGTGGTCGCCGGAGGGCTGGGCGCACATCCGGCGGCACGGCATCTCGGCCCCGCTGTTCTGGCGGCGGGACGGCGGCCAGTGGCTGCGGCGCCGGTTCGGGATCACCGAACCGGTCCCGCCGGACGAGCCGGTGCTGCACGTGTGCTGGTACGAGGCGGACGCCTACGCCCGCTGGGCCGGACGGCGGCTGCCCACCGAGACGGAGTGGGAGAAGGCGGCCCGCTTCGACCCGGCCACCGGCCGCTCCCGGCGCTACCCGTGGGGCGACGCCGACCCGGCGCCCGAACACGCCAACCTGGGCCAGCGGCACCTCCGGCCCGCCCCCGCCGGCAGCTACCCGGCCGGTGAATCGCCGCTCGGCGTCCGGCAGTTGATCGGTGACGTGTGGGAGTGGACGGCGAGCGACTTCCTGCCGTACCCGGGCTTCACGGCCTTCCCGTACAAGGAGTACTCGGAGGTGTTCTTCGGGCCCGAGTACAAGGTGCTGCGCGGCGGTTCGTTCGCCGTGGACCCGGTGGCCTGCCGGGGCACGTTCCGCAACTGGGACTACCCGATCCGCCGGCAGATCTTCTCCGGGTTCCGCACCGCCCGCTCGGAGACCGTCTGA
- the egtA gene encoding ergothioneine biosynthesis glutamate--cysteine ligase EgtA, translating to MSDTQSDGGDCTEHRTAVTEAEVEALVRGICFKTGPPRTLGVELEWLVHSLELPQLPVTPERLEAAYATLRAVPLDSSLTVEPGGQLELSSPPAASLMECVDTVSADLDTVRAVLAEDGLGLAGIGHDPWHAPRRFLHEPRYDAMEACLDRNGPAGRNMMCLSASVQVCLDAGHEEPGPLGHARRWWLAHQLGAVLVAAFANSPLLGRRPTGWQSTRQLMWMEIGAGRAGAPPLNGEPRAAWARHVLDSPVMCVRRESGPWEVPAELTFREWTRSGSPRPPTRADLDYHLTTLFPPVRPRGHLELRMIDAQPGADGWLVPLAVTAALFDDPEAAERAYRTVKPLAERDLNRPAPHNPLWAEAARLGLADPELREAADICFAAALEALPRLGATARVTDAVAAFRDRFVARGRCPADDLLDRLPATEPPRSGPAGGARTAHRRKDIRT from the coding sequence ATGTCCGATACACAGAGCGACGGCGGTGACTGTACGGAGCACCGCACCGCCGTCACCGAGGCCGAGGTGGAGGCCCTGGTCCGGGGCATCTGCTTCAAGACCGGGCCGCCCCGCACCCTCGGTGTCGAGCTGGAGTGGCTCGTCCACTCGCTGGAGCTGCCGCAGCTCCCGGTCACACCCGAACGACTCGAAGCGGCCTACGCCACCCTGCGGGCCGTACCGCTGGATTCGTCGCTCACCGTCGAACCCGGCGGCCAGCTGGAGCTGAGCTCCCCGCCCGCCGCCTCCCTCATGGAGTGCGTCGACACCGTCTCCGCCGACCTGGACACCGTACGGGCGGTCCTTGCGGAGGACGGCCTCGGCCTCGCGGGCATCGGCCACGACCCCTGGCACGCCCCCCGCAGGTTCCTGCACGAGCCGCGCTACGACGCCATGGAGGCCTGCCTGGACCGCAACGGTCCGGCCGGCCGGAACATGATGTGCCTGTCGGCCTCCGTCCAGGTCTGCCTGGACGCCGGCCACGAGGAGCCCGGCCCGCTGGGGCACGCCAGGCGCTGGTGGCTGGCGCACCAGCTGGGCGCGGTCCTGGTGGCCGCGTTCGCCAACTCGCCGCTGCTGGGCCGGCGGCCCACGGGCTGGCAGTCCACCCGGCAGCTGATGTGGATGGAGATCGGTGCCGGCCGGGCCGGCGCTCCCCCGCTGAACGGCGAGCCACGGGCTGCCTGGGCCCGGCACGTGCTGGACTCGCCGGTGATGTGCGTCCGCCGGGAGAGCGGGCCGTGGGAGGTGCCCGCGGAGCTGACCTTCCGGGAGTGGACCCGCTCCGGGTCGCCCCGGCCGCCCACCCGCGCGGACCTCGACTACCACCTGACGACCCTGTTCCCGCCGGTCCGGCCGCGCGGCCACCTGGAGCTGCGGATGATCGACGCGCAGCCCGGAGCGGACGGCTGGCTGGTGCCGCTCGCGGTGACGGCGGCGCTGTTCGACGACCCGGAGGCCGCCGAGCGCGCCTACCGGACCGTGAAACCGCTGGCCGAACGGGACCTGAACCGGCCCGCGCCGCACAACCCGCTGTGGGCGGAGGCGGCCCGGCTCGGGCTCGCCGACCCGGAGCTGCGCGAGGCCGCCGACATCTGTTTCGCGGCGGCCCTGGAGGCGCTGCCCCGGCTGGGCGCCACCGCCCGGGTCACCGACGCCGTGGCCGCCTTCCGGGACCGCTTCGTCGCCCGGGGCCGCTGCCCGGCCGACGACCTGCTGGACCGGCTGCCCGCAACAGAACCGCCCCGTTCCGGCCCGGCCGGGGGCGCCCGCACCGCCCATCGGAGGAAGGACATCCGTACATGA
- the egtD gene encoding L-histidine N(alpha)-methyltransferase — protein sequence MSPLHVTRTLPEDATDAALRADVLHGLTVTPKWLPPKWFYDARGSELFEQITELPEYYPTRAEREILTARSGEIAAASGARTLVELGSGSSEKTRYLIDALPLSAYVPVDVSESALTQAGQALIEERPDLDVHALIADFTAPLNLPATPGPRLVAFLGGTIGNLLPDERARFLASVRSLLAPGDGLLLGTDLVKDERVLVQAYDDAAGVTAAFNKNVLAVVDRELGADFDPDAFDHVAVWDAEREWIEMRLRSRTAQTVKVPALDLAVHFTAGEELRTEVSAKFRKEGVTAELAAAGLELTHWWTDPQGRFALSLSVLR from the coding sequence TTGAGCCCCCTGCACGTCACCCGCACGCTCCCCGAGGACGCGACGGACGCCGCGCTGCGCGCCGACGTCCTGCACGGCCTCACCGTCACACCCAAGTGGCTGCCGCCGAAGTGGTTCTACGACGCCCGCGGCAGCGAGCTGTTCGAGCAGATCACCGAACTGCCCGAGTACTACCCCACCCGTGCCGAACGGGAGATCCTCACCGCCCGGTCCGGTGAGATCGCCGCCGCGAGCGGTGCCCGCACCCTGGTCGAACTGGGCTCGGGCTCCTCGGAGAAGACCCGCTATCTGATCGACGCGCTCCCCCTGTCGGCGTACGTCCCGGTCGACGTCAGCGAGAGCGCCCTCACCCAGGCCGGGCAGGCGCTGATCGAGGAGCGCCCGGACCTGGACGTGCACGCCCTGATCGCCGACTTCACCGCCCCGCTGAACCTGCCCGCCACGCCCGGGCCCCGGCTGGTGGCGTTCCTCGGTGGCACGATCGGGAATCTGCTGCCGGACGAACGCGCCCGGTTCCTGGCCTCCGTGCGCTCGCTGCTCGCCCCGGGCGACGGGCTGCTGCTCGGCACGGACCTGGTCAAGGACGAGCGGGTGCTGGTGCAGGCGTACGACGACGCGGCCGGGGTGACGGCCGCGTTCAACAAGAACGTGCTGGCCGTGGTCGACCGCGAGCTGGGCGCCGACTTCGATCCGGACGCGTTCGACCATGTGGCCGTGTGGGACGCCGAGCGGGAGTGGATCGAGATGCGGTTGCGCTCCCGTACCGCGCAGACCGTGAAGGTGCCCGCACTGGATCTCGCCGTGCACTTCACTGCGGGCGAGGAGCTGCGCACCGAGGTGTCGGCCAAGTTCCGGAAGGAGGGCGTGACCGCTGAACTGGCCGCCGCGGGCCTGGAGCTGACCCACTGGTGGACGGACCCGCAGGGCCGTTTCGCGCTGTCGCTGAGCGTGCTGCGGTGA
- a CDS encoding type II toxin-antitoxin system PemK/MazF family toxin, with amino-acid sequence MTTSTAENVPGRHGPHATTEADPRAVGRVRTEYSPAHDGDPDPGEIVWTWVPFEENDGRGKDRPVLVVAREPGGTLLAVQLSSRRHDSDRDWVAIGSGPWDRSGRDSWVAVDRVLRLHEEGMRREACALDRMRFDLVRRRLYERYGWT; translated from the coding sequence GTGACCACGTCAACCGCTGAGAACGTCCCCGGCCGTCACGGCCCGCACGCCACCACCGAGGCCGATCCGCGCGCCGTCGGCCGGGTGCGCACCGAGTACTCCCCCGCCCACGACGGCGACCCGGACCCCGGGGAGATCGTGTGGACCTGGGTTCCGTTCGAGGAGAACGACGGGCGGGGCAAGGACCGTCCGGTGCTGGTGGTCGCCCGGGAGCCGGGCGGCACGCTGCTCGCCGTGCAGCTGTCCAGCAGGCGGCACGACAGCGACCGGGACTGGGTGGCGATCGGCAGCGGGCCCTGGGACCGGTCGGGCCGGGACTCCTGGGTGGCCGTGGACCGCGTGCTGCGCCTCCACGAGGAGGGCATGCGCCGCGAGGCGTGCGCCCTGGACCGGATGCGCTTCGACCTGGTCCGCCGGCGCCTTTACGAGCGCTACGGCTGGACCTGA
- a CDS encoding cupin domain-containing protein — MTPPAIDTAPADSPAPRVLCDTRALAEAPPVPAGVLWKLAESGRQLDANVVRLAPGGRVTAHTEAQLDVLVLVVAGDGTLGDGTAEAAEPLAEGALVWLPHGAPRSITAGGTGLTYVTVHDRRPGMRIGPRPGVTSLPQPGATG; from the coding sequence ATGACGCCGCCCGCGATCGACACCGCACCGGCCGACAGCCCGGCCCCGCGCGTCCTGTGCGACACCCGCGCACTGGCCGAGGCGCCTCCGGTACCGGCGGGTGTGCTGTGGAAGCTGGCGGAGAGCGGGCGGCAACTGGACGCGAACGTGGTCCGGCTGGCACCGGGCGGACGGGTCACGGCCCACACCGAGGCCCAGTTGGACGTGCTGGTGCTGGTCGTCGCCGGGGACGGCACGCTCGGCGACGGCACCGCGGAGGCGGCGGAGCCGCTGGCCGAGGGCGCCCTGGTCTGGCTGCCGCACGGTGCTCCGCGCAGCATCACCGCGGGCGGGACCGGACTGACGTACGTGACCGTGCACGACCGGCGCCCCGGCATGCGGATCGGCCCGCGCCCCGGCGTCACATCGCTCCCGCAGCCCGGCGCCACGGGATAA
- a CDS encoding TIGR02452 family protein, translating to MSARLRGIAAETERIVAAGWYRAPDGREVPVADAVRAARAGTRTFGPAPVPVAPVGPASRTVFEVTGESSLEAARRLADAPVAVLNFASARNPGGGYLNGAQAQEEALCRASALHTCLLTARAFYDHHRADRDPFYTDRVIHSPAVPVFRDDRGVLLAEPYHAGFLTAAAPNAGVIRRTAPERAAELPGALAVRAERVLETAAAHGYRRLVLGAWGCGVFQNDPAQVAHAFRTLLGPGGRFAHAFAHVVFGVLDRTPGAVVREAFARAFPEPEAVAAEGGRTERAGQVQP from the coding sequence GTGAGCGCGCGCCTGCGCGGGATCGCCGCGGAGACGGAACGTATCGTCGCTGCGGGCTGGTACCGGGCGCCGGACGGGCGGGAGGTGCCGGTCGCGGACGCGGTCCGGGCCGCGCGGGCGGGCACCCGGACGTTCGGTCCCGCGCCGGTGCCGGTCGCGCCTGTCGGGCCCGCGAGCCGGACGGTCTTCGAGGTCACCGGCGAGAGCAGCCTGGAGGCGGCCCGCCGGCTGGCCGACGCCCCCGTCGCCGTCCTGAACTTCGCCTCGGCCCGGAACCCCGGCGGCGGCTACCTCAACGGTGCGCAGGCCCAGGAAGAGGCCCTGTGCCGTGCCTCCGCGCTGCACACCTGCCTGCTGACGGCCCGCGCCTTCTACGACCACCACCGCGCCGACCGCGACCCGTTCTACACCGACCGGGTGATCCACTCCCCGGCCGTCCCCGTCTTCCGCGACGACCGGGGCGTGCTGCTCGCCGAGCCGTACCACGCGGGCTTCCTGACGGCCGCCGCCCCCAACGCGGGCGTGATCCGCCGTACGGCCCCGGAGCGGGCCGCCGAGCTCCCCGGCGCCCTCGCCGTGCGCGCCGAACGCGTCCTGGAGACGGCCGCGGCCCACGGCTACCGCCGGCTGGTCCTCGGCGCCTGGGGCTGCGGCGTCTTCCAGAACGACCCGGCCCAGGTCGCGCACGCCTTCCGAACCCTGCTGGGCCCCGGCGGCCGGTTCGCCCACGCCTTCGCACACGTGGTGTTCGGCGTGCTGGACCGGACACCCGGGGCCGTGGTGCGGGAGGCGTTCGCACGGGCCTTCCCGGAGCCGGAGGCCGTGGCCGCCGAGGGCGGCCGTACGGAGCGGGCCGGTCAGGTCCAGCCGTAG
- a CDS encoding helix-turn-helix transcriptional regulator: MSTRESPRRREVLELLRTAPAPLGVAEAAERMGLHPNSVRFHLDALVADGLVERRAEASSGPGRPRAVYTPRPGMDRGGLRDYRLLARMLLSRWAAADPAEARAEAMETGRAWGRFLVDPLPPDEPPTVERSMTALLALLDDLGFAPRPEGGGGSGGPPERIRLRHCPFLELAEERSGVVCPLHLGLMQGALARLDAPLTATALEPFAEPDSCVAHLTGSSAR, encoded by the coding sequence GTGAGCACGCGGGAGAGCCCGCGCCGCCGGGAGGTGCTGGAGCTGCTGCGCACCGCGCCCGCGCCGCTCGGGGTCGCGGAGGCCGCCGAGCGGATGGGGCTCCATCCCAACTCCGTGCGGTTCCACCTGGACGCCCTGGTGGCCGACGGTCTGGTGGAGCGCCGGGCCGAGGCGTCCTCGGGACCCGGCCGGCCCCGCGCCGTCTACACCCCGCGCCCGGGCATGGACCGCGGCGGCCTGCGCGACTACCGGCTGCTGGCCCGCATGCTGCTCAGCCGGTGGGCCGCCGCCGACCCGGCCGAGGCGCGGGCGGAGGCCATGGAGACGGGCCGCGCCTGGGGGCGCTTCCTGGTGGACCCGCTCCCGCCGGACGAGCCGCCCACCGTCGAGCGGTCGATGACCGCGCTGCTCGCCCTGCTGGACGACCTGGGCTTCGCACCGCGACCGGAAGGGGGCGGTGGGTCCGGCGGGCCGCCGGAGCGGATCCGGCTGCGGCACTGCCCGTTCCTGGAACTCGCCGAGGAGCGGAGCGGTGTGGTGTGCCCGCTCCACCTGGGCCTGATGCAGGGCGCGTTGGCGCGGCTGGACGCACCGCTGACGGCCACCGCGCTGGAACCCTTCGCCGAACCCGACTCCTGCGTCGCCCACTTGACCGGATCGTCGGCCCGCTGA
- the egtC gene encoding ergothioneine biosynthesis protein EgtC, producing MCRHLAYLGPEEPLGRILTEPPHSLFRQSWAPRRQRYGTVNADGFGVGWYTSGDPVPARYRRAGPIWADLSFSDLGRVVRSGAVLAAVRDATLAGADAEAAAAPFAAGRWLFSHNGVIAGWPDSAAPLVSALPPVDLLSLQARTDSAFVWALVLHRLRSGDEPGEALGETVRQLALAAPASRLNLLLTDGTTIAATAWGDSLWYRTEPGRSTVVASEPYDDDPLWQEVPDRTALTASRAGVLLAPVDEPAPASPKEPCR from the coding sequence ATGTGCCGTCACCTCGCCTATCTGGGCCCGGAGGAGCCGCTCGGCCGGATCCTCACGGAGCCCCCGCACAGTCTGTTCCGGCAGTCGTGGGCGCCGCGCCGGCAGCGGTACGGGACGGTCAACGCCGACGGTTTCGGGGTGGGCTGGTACACCTCCGGCGATCCCGTCCCGGCGCGCTACCGGCGGGCCGGGCCCATCTGGGCCGACCTGTCCTTCTCCGACCTGGGCCGGGTGGTGCGCTCCGGTGCCGTGCTCGCGGCCGTCCGGGACGCGACCCTGGCGGGGGCCGACGCGGAGGCCGCGGCGGCCCCGTTCGCGGCCGGGCGGTGGCTGTTCAGCCACAACGGCGTGATCGCGGGCTGGCCGGACTCGGCGGCACCCCTGGTGTCCGCGCTGCCGCCGGTCGACCTGCTGTCGCTCCAGGCCCGCACCGACTCGGCGTTCGTCTGGGCGCTGGTCCTGCACCGGCTGCGCAGCGGCGACGAGCCCGGCGAAGCCCTGGGCGAAACGGTGCGCCAACTGGCCCTGGCGGCCCCCGCCTCCCGTCTGAACCTGCTGCTGACCGACGGAACCACGATCGCGGCCACCGCCTGGGGCGACTCGCTCTGGTACCGCACGGAGCCCGGCCGGAGCACCGTCGTCGCCTCCGAGCCGTACGACGACGACCCCCTCTGGCAGGAGGTCCCCGACCGCACCGCGCTGACCGCGAGCCGCGCCGGAGTGCTGCTCGCCCCCGTGGACGAACCGGCGCCCGCATCACCGAAGGAGCCCTGCCGTTGA
- a CDS encoding SPFH domain-containing protein: MPMIVGVVAGAVVVAVLVLIGLFKMMWRVAEPNEALIISGSKHRTEGLEEGMGFRIVTGRGTLVLPGVQAVRKLSLDLNETELHVDCVTHQGIPLKVRGVVIFKVGDDFVSIANAARRFLDQQRLMSERVHNVFAGHLRSIVGGLTVEDMIRDREKLTGQTRAACGTEMEKLGLIVDSLQIHEIEDPTGYIQNLAMPHAAAVQRDARIAQAEANRLATEAEQQSFARMAEATRDSEILQAGYQAERDKAAAKAQQAGPLAAAAARQEVVVQETRVAELEAHRREQQLQADVRKPADARAYEKRTLAEAERDARISAAQAKAKETELAAAAEATRVKTAAAAEAEATKTRGTASAAATRATGEAEAAAAQAKGLAEAEATRAQGLAEAEAIKARAAALAENQEAVVAQQLAEKWPEIVEAGASAFGNVDNMVLLNGADGMGELFAKALTMGGTGLGLARKLLATMGDNGQPVNGGSPSLNGLVTPPPQKVPVEQEG, translated from the coding sequence ATGCCGATGATTGTCGGCGTCGTTGCGGGGGCGGTCGTCGTTGCCGTCCTCGTACTGATCGGTCTGTTCAAGATGATGTGGCGGGTGGCCGAGCCGAACGAGGCGCTCATCATCTCCGGGTCCAAGCACCGCACCGAGGGCCTTGAGGAGGGCATGGGCTTCCGCATCGTCACCGGGCGGGGCACGCTGGTGCTGCCCGGGGTGCAGGCGGTGCGCAAGCTCTCGCTGGATCTGAACGAGACCGAGCTGCACGTGGACTGCGTGACGCACCAGGGCATTCCGCTGAAGGTGCGGGGCGTGGTCATCTTCAAGGTCGGCGACGACTTCGTGTCGATCGCGAACGCGGCCCGCCGGTTCCTGGACCAGCAGCGGCTCATGTCGGAGCGGGTGCACAACGTCTTCGCCGGTCATCTGCGGTCGATCGTCGGCGGGTTGACGGTCGAGGACATGATCCGCGACCGGGAGAAGCTGACCGGGCAGACCCGGGCGGCCTGCGGTACCGAGATGGAGAAGCTCGGTCTGATCGTGGACTCGTTGCAGATCCACGAGATCGAGGACCCGACCGGGTACATACAGAACCTGGCGATGCCGCACGCGGCGGCCGTCCAGCGGGACGCGCGCATCGCGCAGGCCGAGGCGAACCGGCTGGCCACAGAGGCCGAACAGCAGTCGTTCGCGCGGATGGCGGAGGCCACCCGGGACAGCGAGATCCTCCAGGCCGGCTACCAGGCCGAGCGGGACAAGGCGGCGGCGAAGGCCCAGCAGGCCGGCCCGCTCGCCGCGGCGGCGGCCCGGCAGGAGGTCGTCGTGCAGGAGACCCGGGTCGCCGAACTGGAGGCGCACCGGCGCGAACAGCAGCTCCAGGCCGACGTCCGCAAGCCGGCGGACGCCAGGGCGTACGAGAAGCGGACACTGGCCGAGGCCGAGCGCGACGCACGGATCTCGGCGGCCCAGGCCAAGGCGAAGGAGACGGAGCTGGCCGCGGCGGCCGAGGCGACCCGGGTGAAGACCGCCGCGGCCGCCGAGGCCGAGGCGACCAAGACCCGGGGTACGGCCAGCGCCGCCGCCACCCGGGCCACCGGTGAGGCCGAGGCCGCCGCCGCACAGGCGAAGGGCCTGGCGGAGGCCGAGGCGACCCGGGCCCAGGGTCTGGCGGAGGCGGAGGCCATCAAGGCCCGGGCGGCGGCCCTGGCCGAGAACCAGGAGGCGGTCGTCGCCCAGCAACTCGCCGAGAAGTGGCCGGAGATCGTAGAGGCCGGCGCGTCCGCGTTCGGCAACGTCGACAACATGGTGCTGCTCAACGGCGCCGACGGCATGGGCGAGTTGTTCGCGAAGGCGCTCACCATGGGCGGCACGGGCCTGGGTCTGGCCCGCAAGCTGCTCGCGACGATGGGCGACAACGGGCAGCCGGTGAACGGTGGTTCGCCCTCGCTCAACGGGCTGGTGACTCCTCCGCCGCAGAAGGTGCCCGTGGAGCAGGAGGGCTGA
- a CDS encoding amidase — protein sequence MTPDRAAGLAESRRALADGEVSSRVLVEQALARIEATQSTLNAFRIVRAEAALAEADAADRELAAGVRRPLLGVPVAVKDDMDVAGEPTAFGCRGEFPPAASDGEAVRRLRAAGAVIVGKTNTCELGQWPFTEGPAFGETRNPWDTGHTPGGSSGGSAAAVAAGLVPAALGSDGAGSVRIPASWTHLIGIKPQRGRISTWPRAESFQGITVNGTLARTVADAALLLDAAGGNHDRDPHRPPALVVADAVGRDPGRLRIALSLKPPFTAVPARLHPEIRARVVQLADRLAGLGHVVEEADPPYGQIGLAFVPRATAGIAEWVSEAPDPTLLDPRTLGAARLGRLLGGVPLRAARRAEAVLHRRIGAFFGSYDVILAPTTALPPPRIGAFARLGGLATDRAIIAACPYAWPWNVLGWPGVNVPAGFTGSGLPVGAQLLGPAHSEPRLVSLAAQLEAELAWHELWPPRRADADSPAV from the coding sequence ATGACGCCTGACCGTGCCGCGGGTCTCGCGGAGAGTCGCCGTGCTCTCGCCGACGGGGAGGTGAGTTCCCGGGTGCTGGTGGAGCAGGCGCTGGCGCGGATCGAGGCGACGCAGTCGACGCTGAACGCCTTCCGGATCGTACGCGCCGAGGCCGCGCTCGCCGAAGCGGACGCCGCCGACCGGGAGTTGGCCGCCGGTGTGCGGCGCCCGCTGCTCGGGGTGCCGGTGGCGGTGAAGGACGACATGGACGTGGCGGGCGAGCCGACCGCGTTCGGCTGCCGGGGTGAGTTCCCGCCGGCGGCCTCGGACGGGGAGGCGGTACGGCGGCTGCGCGCGGCCGGTGCGGTGATCGTGGGCAAGACCAACACCTGCGAGCTGGGGCAGTGGCCGTTCACCGAGGGCCCGGCGTTCGGCGAGACCCGCAACCCGTGGGACACCGGGCACACGCCGGGCGGTTCCTCGGGCGGGTCGGCCGCCGCCGTCGCCGCCGGGCTGGTCCCGGCCGCGCTCGGCTCCGACGGCGCCGGCTCGGTACGCATCCCCGCCTCCTGGACCCATCTGATCGGCATCAAGCCGCAGCGCGGCCGCATCTCGACCTGGCCGCGCGCCGAGTCCTTCCAGGGCATCACGGTCAACGGCACCCTCGCCCGTACGGTCGCCGACGCGGCCCTGCTGCTGGACGCGGCCGGCGGCAACCACGACCGCGACCCGCACCGGCCGCCCGCGCTGGTGGTGGCGGACGCGGTCGGCCGCGACCCGGGCCGGCTGCGCATCGCCCTGTCCCTGAAGCCGCCGTTCACCGCCGTACCCGCTCGGCTGCACCCGGAGATCCGCGCCCGGGTCGTCCAACTCGCCGACAGACTGGCCGGGCTGGGGCACGTGGTGGAGGAGGCCGATCCGCCGTACGGGCAGATCGGGCTGGCCTTCGTGCCGCGGGCCACCGCCGGGATCGCCGAGTGGGTCAGCGAGGCACCCGATCCCACGCTGCTCGACCCGCGCACCCTGGGGGCGGCCCGGCTCGGCCGGCTGCTCGGCGGGGTCCCGCTGCGAGCTGCCCGGCGTGCCGAGGCGGTGCTGCACCGGCGGATCGGCGCGTTCTTCGGGTCGTACGACGTGATCCTCGCGCCGACGACCGCCCTGCCCCCGCCGCGGATCGGCGCCTTCGCCCGGCTCGGCGGGCTCGCCACCGACCGGGCGATCATCGCCGCCTGCCCGTACGCCTGGCCGTGGAACGTGCTCGGCTGGCCGGGGGTGAACGTGCCCGCCGGGTTCACCGGTTCCGGGCTCCCGGTGGGCGCGCAGCTGCTCGGCCCGGCCCACAGCGAGCCGCGCCTGGTGTCCCTGGCCGCGCAGTTGGAGGCGGAGCTGGCCTGGCACGAGCTGTGGCCGCCGCGGCGGGCGGACGCGGACAGCCCGGCCGTGTGA
- a CDS encoding VOC family protein, with amino-acid sequence MSAIKQFQVTFDCAEPERVARFWCEVLGYVISPPPAGFASWEEFNRSRAPEDGGAWCACSDPTGVGPRLFFQRVPEGKVVKNRVHLCVRVGTGLVGEERLAVLEAECARLVPLGAVRVRLLYDGNDSCIVMQDVEGNEFCID; translated from the coding sequence GTGTCAGCGATCAAGCAGTTCCAGGTCACCTTCGACTGCGCGGAACCCGAGCGCGTCGCCCGCTTCTGGTGCGAGGTGCTGGGATACGTCATATCTCCGCCACCGGCGGGGTTCGCCAGTTGGGAAGAGTTCAACCGCTCCCGGGCTCCCGAGGACGGGGGAGCGTGGTGCGCGTGCAGTGATCCCACCGGGGTGGGCCCGCGGCTGTTCTTCCAGCGCGTGCCCGAAGGCAAGGTCGTCAAGAACCGGGTGCATCTCTGCGTGCGGGTCGGTACCGGGCTCGTGGGTGAAGAGCGCCTCGCCGTGCTGGAGGCCGAGTGCGCGCGGCTGGTCCCGCTCGGCGCGGTACGCGTGCGGCTCCTCTACGACGGCAACGATTCGTGCATCGTGATGCAGGACGTCGAGGGCAACGAGTTCTGTATCGACTGA